One stretch of Bombina bombina isolate aBomBom1 chromosome 7, aBomBom1.pri, whole genome shotgun sequence DNA includes these proteins:
- the LOC128666762 gene encoding gastrula zinc finger protein XlCGF71.1 isoform X1 translates to MKDIQSPEIPLITRIFPLHLNKMWIKHPENNTREDKDKTIFTHTEQTAYLIKIEVLSGGFTNCNNHSHDQSADTSFSHTQKQRSQAEHVCSECGRCFTWKSELIRHQKIHTGEREFSCSECGKCFTHRGNLVVHQKIHRGVKAFSCSECGKCFIRKWELFRHQKIHTEEKGFSCSECGKCFTHNETLVAHQKIHKGEKAFSCSECGKCFTMKWQLITHLKIHTGEKAFSCSECGKCFTQKSHLITHQKIHTREKEF, encoded by the exons ATGAAAGATATACAGAGTCCAGAGATACCATTGATTACAAGGATCTTCCCCCTACACCTGAATAAGATGTGGATAAAGCATCCAGAAAATAATACTCGGGAGGACAAGGATAAAACCATCTTTACCCACACAGAGCAGACAGCTTACCTCATAAAGATTGAGGTCTTATCTG GTGGattcacaaactgcaataatcATAGTCATGATCAGAGTGCAGATACTTCTTTCAGTCATACTCAAAAGCAAAGAAGCCAAGCAGAACATGTATGTTCTGAGTGTGGGAGATGTTTTACCTGGAAATCAGAGCTTATTAGACATCAGaagattcatacaggagagagagaattttcttgttctgaatgtgggaaatgttttactcatagAGGAAATCTTGTTGTTCATCAGAAGATTCATAGAGGAGTGAAagctttttcatgttctgaatgtgggaaatgttttatcaGAAAATGGGAACTttttagacatcagaaaattcatacggaagagaaaggattttcatgttctgaatgtgggaaatgttttacccatAATGAAACTCTTgttgctcatcagaaaattcataaaggaGAGAAAGCGTTTTCAtgctctgaatgtgggaaatgttttaccatgAAATGGCAACTTATTACAcatctgaaaattcatacaggagagaaagcattttcatgctctgaatgtgggaaatgttttactcagaaatcgcaTCTgattactcatcagaaaattcatacaagagAAAAAGAATTTTAA
- the LOC128666762 gene encoding gastrula zinc finger protein XlCGF71.1 isoform X3, giving the protein MSGKNQTSDLPDAHGDEDNDDIVKVEITDDLYSCDQVKTEEDEVPISGFTNCNNHSHDQSADTSFSHTQKQRSQAEHVCSECGRCFTWKSELIRHQKIHTGEREFSCSECGKCFTHRGNLVVHQKIHRGVKAFSCSECGKCFIRKWELFRHQKIHTEEKGFSCSECGKCFTHNETLVAHQKIHKGEKAFSCSECGKCFTMKWQLITHLKIHTGEKAFSCSECGKCFTQKSHLITHQKIHTREKEF; this is encoded by the exons acgAAGATAACGatgatatagtgaaagttgagataacagacgATCTGTATTCATGTGATCAagtgaagactgaggaggatgaagttcctataa GTGGattcacaaactgcaataatcATAGTCATGATCAGAGTGCAGATACTTCTTTCAGTCATACTCAAAAGCAAAGAAGCCAAGCAGAACATGTATGTTCTGAGTGTGGGAGATGTTTTACCTGGAAATCAGAGCTTATTAGACATCAGaagattcatacaggagagagagaattttcttgttctgaatgtgggaaatgttttactcatagAGGAAATCTTGTTGTTCATCAGAAGATTCATAGAGGAGTGAAagctttttcatgttctgaatgtgggaaatgttttatcaGAAAATGGGAACTttttagacatcagaaaattcatacggaagagaaaggattttcatgttctgaatgtgggaaatgttttacccatAATGAAACTCTTgttgctcatcagaaaattcataaaggaGAGAAAGCGTTTTCAtgctctgaatgtgggaaatgttttaccatgAAATGGCAACTTATTACAcatctgaaaattcatacaggagagaaagcattttcatgctctgaatgtgggaaatgttttactcagaaatcgcaTCTgattactcatcagaaaattcatacaagagAAAAAGAATTTTAA
- the LOC128666762 gene encoding gastrula zinc finger protein XlCGF71.1 isoform X2 — protein sequence MSGKNQTSDLPDAHGDEDNDDIVKVEITDDLYSCDQVKTEEDEVPISTATGGFTNCNNHSHDQSADTSFSHTQKQRSQAEHVCSECGRCFTWKSELIRHQKIHTGEREFSCSECGKCFTHRGNLVVHQKIHRGVKAFSCSECGKCFIRKWELFRHQKIHTEEKGFSCSECGKCFTHNETLVAHQKIHKGEKAFSCSECGKCFTMKWQLITHLKIHTGEKAFSCSECGKCFTQKSHLITHQKIHTREKEF from the exons acgAAGATAACGatgatatagtgaaagttgagataacagacgATCTGTATTCATGTGATCAagtgaagactgaggaggatgaagttcctataagtacggctacag GTGGattcacaaactgcaataatcATAGTCATGATCAGAGTGCAGATACTTCTTTCAGTCATACTCAAAAGCAAAGAAGCCAAGCAGAACATGTATGTTCTGAGTGTGGGAGATGTTTTACCTGGAAATCAGAGCTTATTAGACATCAGaagattcatacaggagagagagaattttcttgttctgaatgtgggaaatgttttactcatagAGGAAATCTTGTTGTTCATCAGAAGATTCATAGAGGAGTGAAagctttttcatgttctgaatgtgggaaatgttttatcaGAAAATGGGAACTttttagacatcagaaaattcatacggaagagaaaggattttcatgttctgaatgtgggaaatgttttacccatAATGAAACTCTTgttgctcatcagaaaattcataaaggaGAGAAAGCGTTTTCAtgctctgaatgtgggaaatgttttaccatgAAATGGCAACTTATTACAcatctgaaaattcatacaggagagaaagcattttcatgctctgaatgtgggaaatgttttactcagaaatcgcaTCTgattactcatcagaaaattcatacaagagAAAAAGAATTTTAA